One Paracidovorax avenae ATCC 19860 genomic region harbors:
- the chrA gene encoding chromate efflux transporter, translating to MPTPAAEGVRPSTVSLAQALRFWLKLGFIGFGGPAGQIALMHDELVDRRRWISERRFLHALNYCMLLPGPEAQQLATYLGWLLHRTWGGILAGVLFVLPSLFILVALAWLYMAHGDTPAVAGVFHGIQPAVTAIVAQAALRIGGRSLRSGWLWCIAIAAFVALFAFDAPFPAIVAAAAVAGHVGGRLRPAAFGAAAATAPPAEMSRAQGRALIDDDTPVPAHARFSWRRACAVLLAGIALWLLAMGGLWAAFGRDAVLVHMAWFFTKAALMTFGGAYAVLPYVYQGAVEHFQWITPAQMMDGLALGETTPGPLIMVVSFVAFVGGWARALFGPEALPLAGAAAAAVVTFFTFLPSFVFILLGGPFIESTRGNLRLAAPLAGIAAAVVGVIANLAVFFALHVFWPQGLHAGPDMRALLIGLAAAVALMRWRVGVVPVILAAGGIGFVGSL from the coding sequence ATGCCAACTCCCGCCGCCGAGGGCGTTCGCCCGTCCACCGTGTCCCTCGCGCAGGCCCTGCGCTTCTGGCTGAAGCTCGGCTTCATCGGTTTCGGCGGGCCGGCCGGGCAGATCGCGCTCATGCACGACGAACTGGTGGACCGGCGCCGCTGGATCTCCGAAAGGCGCTTTTTGCATGCGCTGAACTACTGCATGCTGCTGCCCGGGCCCGAGGCGCAGCAGCTCGCCACCTACCTCGGCTGGCTGCTGCACCGCACGTGGGGCGGCATCCTGGCGGGCGTGCTTTTCGTGCTGCCGTCGCTGTTCATCCTGGTGGCCCTGGCCTGGCTGTACATGGCGCACGGCGATACGCCTGCGGTGGCGGGCGTCTTCCACGGCATCCAGCCGGCCGTGACGGCCATCGTGGCGCAGGCCGCCCTGCGGATCGGGGGGCGGTCGCTGCGCAGCGGCTGGCTGTGGTGCATCGCCATCGCGGCGTTCGTCGCGCTCTTCGCCTTCGACGCGCCGTTCCCCGCCATCGTGGCGGCTGCAGCGGTGGCGGGGCATGTCGGCGGCAGGCTGCGCCCGGCGGCGTTCGGTGCCGCGGCGGCCACCGCGCCTCCAGCGGAAATGTCCCGGGCACAGGGCCGCGCGCTCATCGACGACGACACGCCGGTGCCCGCCCATGCGCGCTTTTCCTGGCGGCGTGCGTGCGCCGTGCTGCTGGCCGGCATCGCCCTCTGGCTGCTGGCCATGGGCGGACTGTGGGCCGCATTCGGCCGTGATGCGGTCCTGGTGCACATGGCCTGGTTCTTCACCAAGGCGGCGCTGATGACCTTCGGGGGCGCGTACGCGGTGCTGCCCTATGTGTACCAGGGCGCGGTCGAGCACTTCCAGTGGATCACCCCGGCGCAGATGATGGACGGCCTGGCCCTCGGCGAAACCACGCCCGGGCCGCTCATCATGGTGGTGTCGTTCGTCGCTTTCGTGGGAGGCTGGGCGCGGGCGCTCTTCGGGCCGGAGGCGCTGCCGCTGGCCGGAGCGGCGGCGGCGGCCGTGGTGACGTTCTTCACCTTCCTGCCGTCCTTCGTCTTCATCCTGCTGGGCGGCCCGTTCATCGAGTCCACGCGCGGCAACCTCCGGCTCGCGGCGCCGCTGGCGGGCATCGCGGCGGCCGTGGTCGGGGTGATCGCGAACCTGGCGGTGTTCTTCGCCCTGCACGTGTTCTGGCCGCAGGGACTGCACGCGGGCCCCGACATGCGCGCGCTGCTCATCGGGCTGGCGGCGGCGGTGGCGCTGATGCGCTGGCGGGTGGGCGTGGTGCCGGTCATCCTCGCCGCGGGGGGCATCGGCTTCGTCGGGAGCCTGTGA
- a CDS encoding glutathione S-transferase C-terminal domain-containing protein: MTDDVLAAFPITRKWPARHPDRLQLYSLPTPNGVKASIMLEETGLPYEPHLVRFDQDDQTSPEFLSLNPNNKIPAILDPNGPGGQPLALFESGAILVYLADKTGRFLAPAGAQRYAALQWLMWQMGGVGPMFGQLGFFHKFAGKDYEDKRPRDRYVAESKRLLGVLDRQLADGRAWLVGDDYTIADIAVFPWVRNLVGFYEAGELVEFDRFTHVRRVLDTFVARPAVARGLEIPARA, from the coding sequence ATGACCGACGACGTGCTCGCCGCCTTCCCCATCACCCGCAAATGGCCCGCCCGCCACCCCGACCGCCTGCAGCTGTATTCGCTGCCCACGCCCAACGGCGTGAAGGCTTCGATCATGCTGGAGGAAACCGGCCTGCCCTACGAGCCGCACCTCGTGCGCTTCGACCAGGACGACCAGACCTCACCCGAATTCCTCTCGCTCAATCCCAACAACAAGATCCCGGCCATCCTGGACCCGAACGGCCCGGGCGGCCAGCCGCTGGCGCTGTTCGAGTCCGGCGCGATCCTGGTCTATCTGGCGGACAAGACGGGCCGCTTCCTGGCCCCGGCGGGGGCGCAGCGCTATGCCGCGCTGCAGTGGCTGATGTGGCAGATGGGCGGCGTCGGCCCCATGTTCGGCCAGCTCGGCTTCTTCCACAAGTTCGCCGGCAAGGACTACGAGGACAAGCGCCCGCGCGACCGCTACGTGGCCGAAAGCAAACGCCTGCTGGGTGTGCTCGACCGGCAGCTGGCGGACGGCCGCGCCTGGCTGGTGGGCGACGACTACACCATCGCCGACATCGCGGTGTTCCCGTGGGTGCGCAACCTCGTGGGCTTCTACGAGGCCGGCGAATTGGTGGAGTTCGATCGGTTCACGCACGTGCGCCGCGTGCTGGACACCTTCGTGGCCCGGCCTGCCGTGGCGCGCGGGCTGGAGATTCCCGCGCGGGCCTGA
- a CDS encoding MBL fold metallo-hydrolase, translating to MPRPSQQLHPHREPAATRAAATVLLLRDAPGGGLEVLMTRRSPQASFAPGAYVFPGGAIDAQDAEAATHAQVDHRPAQAGERVTQAVAAIRESFEELGVLLARHADGRFADARDIAALDRAAPFVPQCAARGLRLAADAVFLLAHWTADRDLPRRFDVPFLVARMPQGQEPVADETEQFEPVWVRPRDALDRHAAGRFFMIFPTIRTLERLAEFASADAVLAAVAHEQPLWTSCPRAGLLAGREARYMEHEAPYGELALVCPDGQIVHPLDWQPERPVPLLRNLQRLTAANPGAMTGPGTNSYLVGDPSTGYIAIDPGPADEAHLERLWHAAGGDIRAIVCTHSHADHAPGAAPLAARVAAAGRPRPPLLGLPSAPTARAASRFTPDRALADGERITLSGRQLEGDVTHTLEVIHTPGHAANHLCLLLREDGLLFSGDHILNGSTTVIDPPDGNMDDYLASLDRLDALCERHGVEFILPAHGHAIAGARGAIARLKAHRLAREAKVLAAMQALPEGSMDDWVRHAYADVPERLWPVAQRSLLAHVERLRALEAGHA from the coding sequence ATGCCCCGCCCCTCCCAACAACTCCATCCCCACCGCGAGCCCGCCGCCACGCGCGCGGCAGCCACCGTGCTGCTGCTGCGCGACGCGCCCGGCGGCGGACTCGAAGTGCTCATGACGCGGCGCTCGCCCCAGGCCAGCTTCGCGCCGGGGGCCTACGTGTTTCCCGGCGGCGCCATCGACGCGCAGGACGCCGAGGCCGCCACGCATGCCCAGGTCGACCACCGCCCCGCGCAGGCGGGCGAGCGCGTCACCCAGGCCGTCGCGGCCATCCGCGAGAGCTTCGAGGAACTGGGCGTGCTGCTCGCGCGGCATGCGGACGGCCGCTTCGCCGACGCCCGGGACATCGCCGCGCTCGACCGTGCCGCGCCCTTCGTCCCGCAATGCGCCGCGCGCGGCCTCCGGCTGGCCGCCGACGCGGTCTTCCTGCTCGCGCACTGGACGGCCGACCGCGACCTGCCCAGGCGCTTCGACGTGCCCTTCCTGGTCGCGCGCATGCCGCAGGGCCAGGAGCCCGTGGCCGACGAGACCGAGCAGTTCGAGCCCGTCTGGGTGCGTCCGCGGGACGCGCTGGACCGGCATGCGGCCGGCCGGTTCTTCATGATCTTCCCGACCATCCGCACGCTGGAGCGCCTGGCGGAATTCGCCAGCGCCGACGCGGTGCTCGCCGCCGTGGCCCACGAGCAGCCGCTGTGGACCAGCTGCCCGCGCGCCGGCCTGCTCGCGGGCCGCGAGGCGCGCTACATGGAGCACGAGGCGCCCTACGGCGAGCTGGCCCTGGTCTGCCCCGACGGGCAGATCGTGCACCCGCTCGACTGGCAGCCCGAGCGGCCCGTGCCGCTGCTGCGCAACCTGCAGCGGCTCACCGCGGCCAACCCCGGCGCCATGACCGGCCCGGGCACCAACAGCTACCTGGTGGGCGATCCGTCCACCGGCTACATCGCCATCGATCCCGGCCCGGCCGACGAGGCGCATCTCGAGCGCCTCTGGCATGCGGCGGGCGGCGACATCCGCGCCATCGTGTGCACGCACTCCCATGCCGACCACGCGCCGGGCGCCGCGCCGCTGGCCGCACGCGTGGCCGCGGCCGGCCGCCCGCGCCCGCCCTTGCTGGGCCTGCCCTCCGCCCCCACGGCGCGCGCGGCCAGCCGGTTCACGCCCGACCGGGCCCTGGCCGATGGCGAGCGGATCACCTTGAGCGGCCGGCAGCTGGAAGGCGACGTCACCCACACGCTCGAAGTGATCCACACCCCGGGCCATGCCGCGAACCACCTGTGCCTGCTGCTGCGCGAGGACGGCCTGCTGTTCAGCGGCGACCACATCCTCAACGGCAGCACCACCGTGATCGATCCGCCGGACGGCAACATGGACGACTACCTCGCGTCGCTCGACCGTCTGGACGCGCTGTGCGAACGCCATGGCGTGGAATTCATCCTGCCGGCCCACGGCCATGCGATCGCCGGTGCGCGCGGGGCCATCGCCCGGCTGAAGGCGCACCGGCTCGCACGCGAGGCCAAAGTGCTCGCGGCCATGCAGGCCCTGCCGGAAGGCAGCATGGACGACTGGGTGCGCCACGCCTATGCCGACGTGCCCGAGCGGCTGTGGCCCGTGGCGCAGCGCTCCCTGCTCGCCCATGTGGAGCGCCTGCGCGCGCTGGAGGCCGGCCATGCATGA
- a CDS encoding Bug family tripartite tricarboxylate transporter substrate binding protein, with protein sequence MTHSIPRGVPRALAPQGIRRRDAGLALAALCFGGAGPAAAQQSVQRILVGFPAGGSVDVVARRLAESWRARSGTTVVVESRSGAGGRIALTALKDAPPDGLTMVLSPSSMLTIYPHVYKRLQYRPATDFIAVAPVALSTCGFMVGPKVPDSVKTLKQFAEWAKGRPEPEGYASPAAGAMPHFLGNQFARAAGIALTHVPYRGAAPGLQDLMGGQVASGCFSVGDCLPHVPTGRVRVLAVSDKQRSRFLPDVPTFAEQGFAGIQGVESYGLYLPARAPAAVAERWAEAARAAVGEPAVVEALAKLGFEPASGTPEEYARQLAQERDRWAPVVAASGFSSEE encoded by the coding sequence ATGACCCATTCCATCCCGCGGGGCGTTCCCCGCGCTCTTGCGCCGCAGGGCATCCGCCGGCGCGATGCCGGCCTGGCGCTGGCCGCGCTGTGCTTCGGCGGCGCCGGGCCCGCGGCGGCGCAGCAAAGCGTGCAGCGCATCCTGGTGGGCTTTCCCGCGGGAGGCTCGGTGGATGTGGTGGCACGGCGCCTGGCCGAGAGCTGGCGCGCGCGCAGCGGCACGACCGTGGTGGTCGAGTCCCGCTCCGGCGCAGGCGGGCGCATCGCGCTCACGGCGCTGAAGGACGCGCCGCCCGACGGGCTCACCATGGTGCTCAGTCCCTCGTCCATGCTCACGATCTATCCCCACGTGTACAAGCGGCTGCAGTACAGGCCCGCCACGGATTTCATCGCCGTGGCACCGGTGGCGCTGTCCACCTGCGGCTTCATGGTGGGGCCCAAGGTGCCCGATTCGGTGAAAACGCTCAAGCAGTTCGCGGAGTGGGCCAAGGGCCGGCCCGAGCCCGAGGGCTATGCCTCTCCCGCCGCGGGCGCCATGCCGCATTTCCTCGGCAACCAGTTCGCGCGCGCCGCGGGCATCGCGCTCACGCACGTGCCCTACCGCGGCGCGGCGCCCGGCCTGCAGGACCTCATGGGCGGACAGGTGGCCTCGGGCTGCTTCAGCGTGGGCGACTGCCTGCCGCACGTGCCCACGGGCCGCGTGCGCGTGCTCGCGGTGAGCGACAAACAGCGGTCACGCTTCCTGCCCGACGTGCCCACCTTCGCCGAGCAGGGCTTCGCGGGCATCCAGGGCGTGGAGAGCTACGGGCTCTACCTGCCCGCCCGCGCGCCGGCGGCAGTGGCCGAGCGCTGGGCCGAAGCGGCCCGTGCGGCCGTGGGCGAGCCGGCGGTCGTGGAGGCGCTGGCCAAGCTCGGCTTCGAGCCTGCGTCGGGAACGCCCGAGGAATATGCCCGCCAGCTCGCCCAGGAGCGCGATCGCTGGGCGCCCGTGGTCGCCGCCTCGGGTTTCTCGTCGGAGGAGTAG
- a CDS encoding flavin-dependent oxidoreductase, which yields MTSPSPAPSQATPRPLDIVIAGGGIGGLAAALALCAQGHRVTVCEAAARPQPLGVGINLLPHAVEVLDSLGLLPALDTTAVRTRALVFANRHGQPIYEDLRGTEAGYSHPQYSVHRGELQMLLWNTCLQRLGADRVRAGTRITGCTEEADGRVLAQAELADGGATTLRCDLLVGADGIHSALRRQFHPHEGAPRWNGMMMWRGTTWAKPFMDGRTMVQAGHRRAKFVVYPIAPPREDGLQLINWVADRRLREDGFGGGLVAPGREDWSRPGSVDDLLPTFGTWRFGFVDVPGLIAQATQILEWPMVDRDPLPRWRQGRGVTLLGDAAHPMYPIGSNGATQALLDARAIADALAAHPHDLPAALDAYEDGRRPMTARIVELNRAEGLDAILDMVEERAPDGFERIGDVLDPSMLADWVRSYKAAAGHRQTAPQPAA from the coding sequence ATGACTTCGCCCTCCCCCGCCCCCTCCCAGGCCACGCCGCGACCGCTGGACATCGTGATCGCCGGCGGCGGCATCGGCGGCCTCGCCGCCGCGCTCGCCCTCTGCGCGCAGGGGCACCGCGTCACCGTCTGCGAGGCCGCGGCGCGGCCCCAGCCGCTGGGCGTGGGCATCAACCTGCTGCCGCACGCCGTGGAGGTGCTGGACAGCCTGGGCCTGCTGCCGGCACTCGACACCACTGCCGTGCGCACGCGCGCCCTGGTGTTCGCCAACCGGCACGGCCAGCCGATCTACGAAGACCTGCGCGGCACCGAGGCGGGCTACAGCCATCCGCAATACAGCGTGCACCGCGGCGAGCTGCAGATGCTGCTGTGGAACACCTGCCTGCAGCGCCTGGGCGCAGACCGGGTGCGCGCCGGCACCCGCATCACCGGCTGCACCGAGGAAGCCGATGGCCGGGTGCTGGCGCAGGCCGAGCTCGCGGACGGGGGCGCCACCACGCTGCGCTGCGATTTGCTGGTCGGGGCGGACGGCATCCATTCGGCGCTGCGGCGCCAGTTCCACCCCCATGAAGGCGCGCCGCGCTGGAACGGCATGATGATGTGGCGCGGCACCACCTGGGCGAAGCCCTTCATGGACGGCCGCACCATGGTGCAGGCCGGCCACCGCCGCGCGAAATTCGTCGTCTACCCCATCGCCCCGCCGCGCGAGGACGGCCTGCAATTGATCAACTGGGTGGCCGACCGCCGGCTGCGCGAGGATGGCTTCGGCGGCGGCCTCGTGGCCCCGGGCCGCGAGGACTGGAGCCGCCCCGGCTCGGTGGACGACCTGCTGCCCACCTTCGGCACCTGGCGCTTCGGCTTCGTGGACGTGCCGGGCCTGATCGCGCAGGCCACGCAGATCCTCGAATGGCCCATGGTGGACCGCGACCCGCTGCCGCGCTGGCGCCAGGGCCGCGGCGTGACGCTGCTGGGCGACGCGGCCCACCCCATGTACCCCATCGGTTCCAACGGCGCCACCCAGGCGCTGCTGGACGCGCGCGCCATCGCCGACGCGCTGGCCGCCCACCCGCACGACCTGCCCGCCGCGCTCGATGCCTACGAGGACGGGCGCCGGCCCATGACCGCGCGCATCGTGGAGCTCAACCGCGCTGAAGGCCTGGACGCCATCCTCGACATGGTGGAGGAGCGCGCGCCCGATGGTTTCGAGCGCATCGGCGACGTGCTCGACCCGTCGATGCTGGCCGACTGGGTGCGCAGCTACAAGGCCGCCGCGGGCCACCGGCAGACGGCACCGCAGCCGGCGGCCTGA
- a CDS encoding rRNA pseudouridine synthase: protein MHDLPPNDNSAGEAGHIRLSKRVAGMRGCSRREAEWLIEGGWVQVDGRMTEAPGARVRPDQDVVVAQNAKAEEAPPVTLLLHKPAGWEAGIGHGPAGDPRQARSGGAPDAGTLLEPGNRYVGDSPPVRVLQRHFRQQECFTPLADAASGLVVYTQDRRMARRLAEDIELLEQECIATVEGRIAEGGLERLCRGLEFNGRPLPPARVSWQSETRLRFALKGIRPGQIPAMCEAVGLQVTALKRLRIGRVSLAKVPEGQWRYLLPWERF, encoded by the coding sequence ATGCATGATCTCCCCCCCAACGACAACAGTGCCGGAGAAGCCGGCCACATCCGCCTGTCCAAGCGCGTCGCCGGGATGCGCGGCTGCTCCCGCCGCGAGGCGGAGTGGCTCATCGAAGGCGGCTGGGTGCAGGTGGACGGCCGGATGACCGAAGCGCCGGGCGCCCGTGTCCGCCCCGACCAGGACGTCGTGGTCGCGCAGAACGCGAAGGCCGAGGAGGCACCGCCCGTCACCCTCCTGCTGCACAAGCCCGCCGGCTGGGAGGCCGGCATCGGCCACGGCCCCGCGGGCGATCCACGCCAGGCACGCAGCGGCGGGGCACCCGACGCCGGCACGCTGCTGGAGCCCGGCAACCGGTACGTGGGCGACAGCCCGCCCGTGCGGGTGCTGCAGCGGCATTTCCGGCAGCAGGAGTGCTTCACGCCGCTGGCCGACGCCGCCAGCGGGCTCGTGGTCTATACGCAGGACCGCCGCATGGCGCGCCGCCTGGCAGAAGACATCGAGCTGCTCGAGCAGGAATGCATCGCCACCGTGGAGGGCCGCATCGCCGAGGGCGGCCTCGAGCGCCTCTGCCGGGGCCTGGAGTTCAACGGCCGCCCCCTGCCGCCCGCCAGGGTGAGCTGGCAGAGCGAGACGCGGCTGCGCTTCGCGCTCAAGGGCATCCGCCCGGGGCAGATCCCCGCGATGTGCGAGGCCGTGGGCCTGCAGGTGACGGCGCTCAAGCGGCTGCGCATCGGGCGCGTCTCGCTCGCCAAAGTCCCCGAAGGCCAGTGGCGCTACCTGCTGCCGTGGGAGCGCTTCTGA
- a CDS encoding NAD(P)-dependent oxidoreductase, which yields MTGNKTVALFGATGPTGRHLIEEALKRGYRLSVYTRDAAKLASFAEKVDIVVGDLQDRNAIAKCVQGADAVISALGPNGLKTQGDRPVMHGLSHIIAAMQQAGVRRLVQISTAAYRDPKDGFDLGSRANALMFKLIARKAYDDIKATGELIANSDLDWTLVRIPFLKDGPANGKIDVGWYGKTRLGSKLSRGNLADFLVGQIADKKFVRAAPGIANG from the coding sequence ATGACCGGGAACAAGACCGTCGCCTTGTTCGGTGCGACCGGGCCGACCGGGCGGCACCTCATCGAGGAAGCCTTGAAACGTGGCTATCGCCTGTCGGTCTATACGCGCGACGCCGCGAAGCTCGCGTCGTTCGCGGAAAAGGTCGATATCGTGGTCGGCGACCTGCAGGACCGCAACGCCATCGCGAAGTGCGTCCAGGGGGCGGACGCGGTCATCAGCGCCCTCGGCCCCAACGGTCTCAAGACGCAAGGCGACAGGCCGGTCATGCACGGCCTGTCCCACATCATCGCCGCGATGCAGCAGGCCGGCGTGCGCCGCCTTGTCCAGATCTCCACCGCTGCCTACCGCGATCCCAAGGATGGTTTTGACCTTGGTTCGCGCGCGAACGCGCTGATGTTCAAGCTGATTGCCCGCAAGGCTTACGACGACATCAAAGCCACGGGCGAACTGATCGCCAACTCGGATCTGGACTGGACACTGGTGCGGATTCCATTCCTCAAGGATGGCCCTGCGAACGGAAAGATCGATGTGGGTTGGTATGGAAAAACCAGGCTCGGTTCGAAACTTTCCCGGGGAAATCTGGCGGATTTCCTGGTGGGGCAGATCGCTGACAAGAAGTTCGTGCGGGCCGCGCCTGGCATCGCCAATGGTTGA
- a CDS encoding DsbA family oxidoreductase: protein MLKIDLHTEISCPWCFVGHHRLDKVLAERFPDLAVDIRQHPVLLLPDAPASGLYIPDLLRSRYGITDPKAAFARPEAEARASGFDLDLGRQLRTYPTQAAHAVILAAAGRATQHRLAVAITDAYFIAARNIADADVLADIAADHGFDRDQARAIALDPAQHRRVEAEAARAAQAGVRSVPHFGFGGSIAINGGRSEDEIASAIRAAALQEGST from the coding sequence ATGTTGAAAATCGACCTCCATACCGAGATCAGTTGCCCTTGGTGCTTCGTCGGACACCACCGTCTCGACAAGGTGCTGGCGGAGCGTTTCCCCGACCTGGCCGTGGACATCCGGCAGCATCCGGTCCTGCTGCTGCCGGATGCGCCGGCGAGCGGTCTCTACATTCCCGACCTGCTGCGCTCACGCTACGGCATCACCGATCCGAAGGCCGCCTTTGCCCGCCCCGAGGCGGAAGCGCGCGCTTCGGGCTTCGACCTGGATCTCGGTCGCCAGCTCCGGACGTATCCGACCCAGGCGGCGCATGCCGTGATCCTGGCGGCCGCCGGGCGCGCCACCCAGCACCGGCTCGCCGTCGCCATCACCGATGCCTACTTCATCGCAGCGAGGAACATCGCCGACGCGGATGTGCTGGCCGACATCGCAGCCGACCACGGTTTCGACCGCGACCAGGCCCGTGCCATCGCACTCGATCCTGCGCAGCACCGCCGCGTCGAGGCGGAAGCGGCCAGGGCGGCGCAGGCCGGTGTCCGTTCGGTTCCCCACTTCGGCTTCGGCGGAAGCATCGCCATCAACGGGGGGCGCAGCGAAGACGAGATCGCGTCGGCCATACGAGCGGCTGCGCTGCAGGAGGGCTCCACCTGA
- a CDS encoding FMN-dependent NADH-azoreductase, translating into MGRTLLVTSSPRGADSLSTRFATEIAEGIQARSGGPLTVRDLAADPPPHITPAYIQGRITPAEQRTPEQVEAVNIAQALVDELTSADVIVVGSSMMNFGPPSQLKAWFDHVTWPGVTFSYGDAGPKGLLAGKKVYLVTAAGGVFSHGAWAPFDFQTSYLLHLLGFIGLTDVEVLRVEGTVLGPDAVNAAIGKAATAIDALLAKAG; encoded by the coding sequence ATGGGCCGCACTCTCCTTGTCACCTCCAGTCCGCGCGGGGCTGACAGTCTTTCCACCCGCTTCGCCACCGAAATCGCCGAAGGCATCCAGGCCCGCTCTGGCGGCCCGCTGACCGTGCGCGACCTCGCCGCGGATCCGCCGCCACACATCACCCCGGCCTACATCCAGGGCCGGATCACGCCGGCGGAACAGCGCACACCGGAACAGGTCGAGGCGGTGAATATCGCCCAGGCGCTCGTCGACGAACTGACCAGCGCCGACGTGATCGTGGTCGGCTCGAGCATGATGAATTTCGGGCCGCCCTCGCAGCTCAAGGCGTGGTTCGATCACGTCACCTGGCCAGGCGTCACCTTCAGCTATGGCGATGCCGGACCGAAAGGACTGCTGGCCGGCAAGAAGGTCTATCTCGTGACCGCTGCCGGCGGCGTGTTCTCGCACGGTGCCTGGGCACCGTTCGACTTCCAGACCAGCTACCTGCTGCACCTGCTCGGCTTCATCGGCCTGACCGATGTCGAAGTGCTGCGCGTCGAAGGCACGGTGCTCGGCCCCGATGCGGTGAACGCCGCCATCGGCAAGGCCGCAACGGCCATCGACGCCTTGCTGGCGAAGGCGGGGTGA
- a CDS encoding MarR family winged helix-turn-helix transcriptional regulator → MQQKERSAETRSPGARTPAAARASDAPEGSLRPLPGLRYGVLDQLMGYALRRAQNALYLDFQRAVGDDVSPQRFAALVLVVGNPGLRQGLLAEAMGLHRSGGMRLVDWLHAQGWVLREADPQDRRSWLLHPTPQGRAALETLSARVRAHDAALVASLGPGGETLHPLLERLARAVPGLE, encoded by the coding sequence ATGCAACAAAAAGAGCGCTCCGCAGAAACCCGCAGTCCCGGCGCACGCACCCCTGCGGCCGCCCGGGCGTCCGATGCGCCCGAGGGCTCCCTGCGGCCGCTGCCCGGACTGCGCTACGGCGTGCTCGACCAGCTCATGGGCTATGCGCTGCGCCGGGCGCAGAACGCGCTCTACCTCGATTTCCAGCGCGCCGTGGGCGATGACGTGAGCCCGCAGCGCTTCGCCGCCCTGGTGCTGGTGGTGGGCAATCCGGGCCTGCGCCAGGGCCTGCTGGCCGAGGCGATGGGTCTGCACCGCAGCGGCGGCATGCGCCTGGTGGACTGGCTGCACGCCCAGGGCTGGGTGCTGCGCGAGGCCGATCCGCAGGACCGGCGTTCCTGGCTGCTCCATCCCACCCCGCAGGGCCGCGCCGCGCTGGAGACGCTGTCGGCCCGCGTGCGCGCGCACGATGCCGCGCTGGTCGCCTCCCTGGGGCCTGGCGGCGAAACCCTGCATCCGCTGCTGGAGCGCCTGGCCCGCGCGGTGCCCGGCCTCGAGTGA
- a CDS encoding winged helix-turn-helix transcriptional regulator has translation MSPGHIAPPAERPAPDAGGCLATRQILDRIGDKWSLYIVAMLADGPQRFNALKRGIDGISQRMLTLTLRGLERDGLVTRTLYPTIPPRVDYELTDMGRTLLKPVMALVHWANENQAAIAEAHQRFDEAPEPDQVLVQGVMYQRR, from the coding sequence ATGTCACCTGGTCACATCGCGCCACCTGCAGAACGCCCTGCGCCTGATGCTGGCGGCTGCCTGGCCACCCGCCAGATCCTGGATCGCATCGGCGACAAGTGGAGCCTCTACATCGTCGCCATGCTGGCGGACGGCCCGCAGCGCTTCAACGCATTGAAGCGCGGCATCGACGGTATTTCCCAGCGCATGCTGACGCTGACCTTGCGCGGACTGGAACGCGACGGGCTGGTCACGCGTACGCTCTATCCGACGATCCCGCCGCGCGTCGATTACGAACTGACCGACATGGGAAGAACGCTGCTGAAGCCCGTCATGGCGCTGGTCCACTGGGCGAACGAGAACCAGGCCGCCATCGCCGAGGCACACCAGCGTTTTGACGAGGCGCCGGAGCCGGATCAGGTCCTGGTCCAGGGGGTGATGTACCAGCGCCGATGA